Proteins found in one Gadus macrocephalus chromosome 23, ASM3116895v1 genomic segment:
- the LOC132452175 gene encoding sialoadhesin-like isoform X6: MNLQSAASGFLAFLLLVPALQGKTDWKVTNTSSHICASKGSTVDINCTYEYPFNKSKSQSSSINLESLWFTKIDRNNPVEIGNETDYKGRVEYSCGENKCIASKYSGACTLRIKDLKPSDSAEYKFWITTAQTDWGDAGSPGVNLTVTDLQVKVVVLDRDKPTWLDLECHSICDITTTSYKWFRNGDNAGTAFTKGTERYYSGQVKDDRVIINSEDSYACAVKGFESFPSPSVYAPKTPSVTVSPSGEIEEGSSVTLSCSSDANPAAKYTWFKEQDDSVKGSGKHYTLSDMTSELGGNYYCQAHNAIGHHNSTWSSVNVAEASSSIQYSTQRAFTVRNYVVSSAAILLLVCLWVGLRASRRASGLGEAAATFDEEESLPVPVYGNISARTNSSAPSAEREPIELQDL, from the exons CGCTACAGGGTAAAACTGACTGGAAGGTTACTAACACATCGAGTCATATCTGCGCTTCAAAAGGATCAACGGTTGATATCAACTGCACCTATGAATACCCATTCAACAAATCTAAATCACAGAGCTCTTCCATAAACCTGGAATCACTGTGGTTTACCAAGATAGACAGAAATAATCCGGTTGAAATAGGAAACGAAACCGACTATAAAGGTCGGGTGGAATACAGCTGTGGAGAAAACAAATGTATCGCGTCCAAGTACTCTGGAGCGTGTACCCTGAGAATCAAAGACCTGAAACCGAGTGATTCTGCTGAGTACAAGTTCTGGATAACGACAGCACAAACAGATTGGGGAGATGCTGGTAGCCCTGGAGTGAACTTAACTGTGACAG ATCTGCAGGTGAAAGTGGTCGTTCTTGACAGGGACAAGCCTACCTGGCTAGACCTGGAATGTCACAGTATTTGTGATATCACTACCACCTCCTACAAGTGGTTCAGGAATGGAGATAATGCAGGAACAGCATTCACAAAAGGAACAGAAAGGTACTACAGTGGACAAGTCAAGGACGACAGGGTCATTATTAACTCTGAAGACAGCTATGCATGTGCTGTCAAAGGATTTGAAAGTTTTCCCTCTCCTTCAGTGT ATGCCCCAAAGACGCCCTCAGTGACCGTGAGTCCCTCTGGTGAAATAgaggagggcagttcagtgactctgagctgcagcagtgatgccaacccagcagctaaGTACACCTGGTTCAAGGAACAAGACGACTCAGTGAAAGGATCAGGAAAGCACTACACCCTCAGTGATATGACATCTGAGCTTGGAGGAAACTATTACTGCCAAGCACATAATGCAATCGGACATCATAACTCCACCTGGTCATCCGTTAATGTGGCAG AAGCATCCTCCTCGATACAATACTCAACACAACGGGCATTCACTGTGAGAAACTATGTTGTTTCATCGGCCGccattctcctcctcgtctgccTCTGGGTggg ATTGAGGGCCTCCAGGAGAGCATCTGGTCTGGGGGAGGCAGCAGCAACGTTTGACGAGGAAGAG TCCCTTCCTGTTCCTGTGTATGGAAACATCTCAGCTCGGACCAACAGCTCCGCCCcatcagcagagagagagccaataGAGCTGCAGGACTTGTAG